The following are encoded together in the Echinicola jeungdonensis genome:
- the cas9 gene encoding type II CRISPR RNA-guided endonuclease Cas9 (Cas9, originally named Csn1, is the large, multifunctional signature protein of type II CRISPR/Cas systems. It is well known even to general audiences because its RNA-guided endonuclease activity has made it a popular tool for custom editing of eukaryotic genomes.), whose translation MSFDFFTREIEYNLWHIIYSVTDKIEYEKALKTFAEKHRLDVNSFVENFKKFPPFKSEYGPFSLKAIKKLLPLLRLGKYWSWDAIDEKTKSRIDKVTTGEFDEKIKNRVREKAINLTEYHHFQGLQLWLASYIVYDRHSEADISKKWNSVVDLDGYIKDFKQHSLRNPIVEQVVTETLRVVRDIWQEYGEGKKDFFDEIHVELGREMKNPADKRKQITNQITDNENTNLRIKALLTELKNDTGFENVRPYSPMQQEILKIYENGVLNSNIEIPEDIEKISKKAIPTSSELLRYKLWLEQKYRSPYTGEIIPFTKLFTSEYEIEHIIPQSRYFDDSFSNKVICEASVNKLKDNQIGLEFIKNHHGEIVENGFGKSVKIFEVRTYETFVKDHYSKSFSKRNKLLMEEIPEKMIERQINDTRYISKYISAVLSNIVRSETNDEGINSKNLIPGNGKITATLKQDWGLNDIWNGIILTRFERMNQLTNSKGFTSWNKNHQKYLPTVPLELSKGFQKKRIDHRHHALDALVIACATRDHVNLLNNQYAKSKERFDLNRKLRKYVKVAYSHPKTKDRIEREVPKDFQKPWETFTIDSRNALETIVISFKQNLRVINKATNKYEKWIKKNGQKSKEIVEQKGLNWAIRKPIHKDTVSGLIKLRKKKKVSLGVALDNISDIVNKPLRKEVQSLARLKYDKNLLTKYFKDRKYKWKTQDISRVEIYYWENDLVATRTSLDTSFNEKRIKGSITDTGIQKILLAHLEKYKNRVDEKGKSMAPEQLAFTPEGVDEMNKNIIQLNGGNFTSPY comes from the coding sequence ATGTCTTTTGATTTCTTCACAAGAGAAATTGAGTACAATTTGTGGCATATTATCTACTCAGTCACAGATAAAATAGAATATGAAAAAGCCCTGAAAACCTTTGCTGAAAAACACCGATTGGATGTCAATTCCTTTGTGGAAAATTTCAAAAAGTTCCCCCCGTTTAAAAGCGAGTACGGCCCTTTTTCTCTAAAAGCCATTAAAAAATTATTACCCTTATTACGTTTAGGAAAATATTGGAGTTGGGATGCTATTGATGAAAAAACAAAAAGCAGGATTGATAAAGTCACAACTGGTGAATTTGATGAAAAGATCAAAAATAGGGTTAGGGAGAAAGCAATTAATTTAACCGAGTACCATCATTTTCAAGGCTTACAGCTTTGGTTAGCAAGCTATATTGTTTATGATAGACATTCCGAAGCTGATATTAGTAAAAAATGGAATTCGGTTGTTGATTTGGATGGTTATATCAAAGATTTCAAGCAGCACTCACTGCGTAACCCCATTGTAGAGCAAGTAGTAACCGAAACCCTCAGGGTAGTAAGGGATATTTGGCAAGAATACGGCGAAGGGAAGAAAGATTTCTTTGATGAAATCCATGTGGAATTGGGGCGGGAAATGAAAAATCCTGCAGATAAGCGCAAACAAATAACTAACCAAATTACGGATAATGAAAACACCAATCTTCGTATAAAAGCTTTACTAACTGAACTCAAGAATGATACAGGTTTTGAGAATGTTCGTCCATATTCACCAATGCAGCAGGAAATTCTTAAAATTTATGAAAATGGAGTGCTCAATTCCAATATTGAAATTCCAGAGGATATAGAAAAGATCAGCAAAAAGGCCATCCCTACTTCTTCGGAATTATTGCGCTATAAGCTTTGGCTTGAACAAAAATATCGTTCCCCGTATACAGGTGAAATCATTCCATTTACAAAGCTTTTTACTTCTGAATATGAAATCGAACACATTATTCCACAAAGCCGATACTTTGATGACAGTTTCAGCAATAAAGTAATATGTGAAGCTTCCGTGAACAAATTAAAAGACAATCAAATAGGTTTAGAATTTATAAAAAACCATCACGGAGAAATAGTAGAAAATGGTTTTGGCAAGAGCGTAAAAATATTTGAGGTCAGGACATATGAAACTTTTGTAAAAGACCATTACTCCAAATCCTTTTCAAAGCGGAACAAATTGCTCATGGAGGAAATTCCGGAGAAGATGATCGAGCGCCAAATAAATGACACTCGTTACATAAGCAAGTATATTTCAGCAGTCCTATCCAATATAGTCCGTTCAGAAACTAATGATGAAGGCATCAATTCCAAAAATCTTATTCCAGGTAACGGAAAAATCACTGCTACCCTTAAACAGGATTGGGGGTTGAATGATATTTGGAATGGGATAATCTTAACCCGCTTCGAACGGATGAATCAGCTTACCAATTCAAAAGGTTTTACAAGCTGGAACAAAAATCATCAAAAATACTTACCCACCGTGCCTCTTGAGTTGTCAAAAGGTTTCCAAAAAAAGAGAATTGACCACAGACACCATGCTTTAGATGCTTTGGTTATAGCTTGTGCAACACGTGATCACGTCAACCTTTTAAATAACCAATATGCAAAATCTAAGGAACGCTTTGATCTAAATAGGAAACTAAGAAAATATGTAAAAGTCGCTTACTCCCACCCAAAAACCAAAGATAGAATTGAAAGAGAGGTGCCAAAAGATTTCCAAAAACCCTGGGAAACTTTTACAATTGATTCCAGAAACGCTTTAGAAACCATAGTAATAAGTTTCAAGCAAAACCTTAGGGTGATAAATAAAGCTACTAATAAATATGAAAAATGGATTAAAAAAAACGGCCAAAAGTCCAAAGAAATAGTGGAACAAAAAGGACTTAACTGGGCTATTAGGAAGCCAATACATAAAGACACTGTCTCTGGACTAATTAAGCTTCGAAAAAAGAAGAAAGTTTCTCTTGGAGTTGCATTGGACAATATTTCGGATATCGTCAATAAGCCGTTGAGAAAGGAAGTTCAATCCTTAGCAAGATTGAAATATGATAAAAATCTTTTGACCAAGTATTTTAAGGACAGAAAATACAAGTGGAAAACTCAAGATATTTCTAGAGTAGAAATTTATTATTGGGAAAATGACTTAGTAGCAACACGTACAAGCTTAGATACTTCATTCAATGAAAAACGGATTAAAGGATCAATTACAGATACCGGAATCCAAAAAATTCTACTGGCCCATTTAGAAAAATATAAAAACAGGGTTGATGAAAAAGGCAAATCTATGGCACCAGAACAGTTGGCCTTCACCCCAGAAGGAGTTGATGAGATGAACAAAAATATCATTCAACTCAATGGGGGAAATTTCACAAGCCCATATTAA
- a CDS encoding transposase produces MEQGQSYHIYKHANLPVRQASGSEDIFREEENYRFFLQQYSKYLGNVVDTYAFCLMPNHFHFLVGVKSEEALKKTFPKFETLGKLISKQFSNFFSSYAQTFNKKYKRKGSLFINNFRRKPIQTTSQWQEIFLYFHLNPIKHEFATSVNDWKWSGWHAYKYLEKKSLLERTYFMNFFDGIFHINDMMEVKREILLNKNLEIE; encoded by the coding sequence ATGGAACAAGGCCAATCCTACCATATTTACAAACACGCCAACCTGCCCGTCCGGCAAGCGAGTGGCTCGGAGGATATTTTCCGGGAGGAGGAAAATTATCGTTTTTTTCTCCAACAGTATAGCAAATACTTAGGGAATGTAGTGGACACCTATGCTTTTTGCTTGATGCCCAATCATTTTCATTTTTTGGTTGGGGTAAAGTCTGAGGAAGCCTTGAAGAAAACTTTTCCAAAGTTTGAAACTTTGGGAAAGTTAATCTCCAAGCAATTTTCAAACTTTTTCAGTTCTTATGCCCAAACTTTCAACAAAAAGTATAAACGAAAAGGAAGTTTGTTTATCAATAACTTCAGGAGAAAACCAATCCAAACAACATCCCAATGGCAGGAAATCTTCCTGTATTTCCATCTCAACCCAATAAAACACGAGTTTGCCACATCGGTAAACGATTGGAAATGGTCAGGCTGGCATGCTTATAAATATTTAGAAAAGAAGTCTCTATTAGAGCGTACCTATTTTATGAACTTCTTTGATGGAATATTTCATATCAATGATATGATGGAGGTAAAAAGGGAGATATTATTAAATAAGAACCTGGAAATAGAGTAA
- a CDS encoding CRISPR-associated endonuclease Cas1, whose product MIKRTLFFGNPAYLSTKHEQLVIAFTDDKPDKTVPIEDIGMVILENPQITITNGLLAKLNNQKVAVVTCNGQHLPTASFFPSMATPNKLKGSNTNSMLPSH is encoded by the coding sequence ATGATCAAACGCACCCTCTTCTTCGGAAACCCTGCTTACCTCAGCACCAAGCATGAACAATTGGTGATAGCATTTACAGATGATAAACCTGATAAGACAGTTCCCATAGAAGACATCGGTATGGTCATATTGGAAAATCCGCAGATCACTATCACCAATGGACTATTGGCCAAATTGAATAATCAGAAAGTTGCCGTAGTAACTTGCAATGGGCAACACCTTCCAACGGCCTCCTTCTTCCCATCCATGGCCACACCGAACAAACTGAAAGGATCAAACACCAACTCAATGCTTCCCTCCCATTGA
- the cas1 gene encoding type II CRISPR-associated endonuclease Cas1, protein MQWATPSNGLLLPIHGHTEQTERIKHQLNASLPLKKNLWQQTVSAKIQNQACLLEDKGKENKRLQYLAKNVNSGDTGNHEAQAAAIYWQNIFDIPEFNRHQTGIPPNNLLNYGYAILRAVIARALVSSGLLPHVGIWHRNKYNAYCLADDIMEPYRPFVDLIVSHIVDTEEDITQLTTCLKRELLQIPVLDVIIDGQKSPLMVAASRTTSSLFECFAGISRKIIYPEYG, encoded by the coding sequence TTGCAATGGGCAACACCTTCCAACGGCCTCCTTCTTCCCATCCATGGCCACACCGAACAAACTGAAAGGATCAAACACCAACTCAATGCTTCCCTCCCATTGAAAAAAAACCTTTGGCAGCAAACAGTATCGGCCAAAATCCAAAATCAAGCCTGCCTTTTGGAAGATAAAGGGAAAGAAAATAAACGATTACAATACCTGGCCAAAAATGTAAATTCCGGGGATACTGGCAACCATGAAGCCCAGGCCGCCGCCATATATTGGCAAAATATATTTGATATTCCAGAATTCAACCGCCACCAAACCGGTATCCCTCCCAATAACCTTTTAAATTATGGTTATGCCATTCTTAGGGCTGTTATTGCCAGAGCATTGGTTTCTTCCGGTCTTTTACCCCATGTTGGCATTTGGCATCGAAATAAATACAATGCATACTGTCTGGCCGATGATATTATGGAACCCTATCGACCTTTTGTTGACCTGATCGTGTCCCATATTGTGGACACAGAAGAAGATATCACCCAACTCACCACTTGCCTAAAAAGAGAATTATTACAAATTCCGGTCTTGGATGTAATTATTGATGGGCAAAAAAGCCCTTTAATGGTTGCAGCCAGTAGAACGACCAGTTCTTTATTTGAATGTTTTGCAGGCATTAGCCGGAAAATTATTTACCCCGAATATGGATGA
- the cas2 gene encoding CRISPR-associated endonuclease Cas2, with protein sequence MDESYFSRLNQYRTLWVLVFFDLPTETKKDRRIASSFRKKLLDDGFAMFQFSIYMRFCPSRENADVHIKRVKKNLPPKGKVGIMSITDRQFGLMEIFHGTKSVDNEPPSQQLDLF encoded by the coding sequence ATGGATGAAAGCTATTTTTCAAGACTTAACCAATATAGAACTTTGTGGGTTTTAGTTTTTTTTGATTTGCCAACGGAAACCAAAAAGGACCGGAGGATAGCCTCCTCCTTCCGGAAAAAACTTCTGGATGATGGCTTTGCCATGTTCCAGTTTTCCATCTATATGCGGTTTTGCCCCAGCCGGGAAAATGCTGATGTGCATATCAAAAGGGTCAAAAAAAATCTTCCACCGAAGGGAAAAGTGGGTATTATGTCGATTACAGACCGGCAATTTGGCTTGATGGAAATTTTTCACGGAACCAAAAGTGTAGATAATGAACCTCCCTCCCAACAATTGGATTTATTTTAA